The Nitrospira sp. nucleotide sequence TGGCAAACGCCCAATCGCGTTCATCATGGGCCGGCACGGCCATGATCGCGCCGGTGCCGTAACTCATCAGCACGTAGTCGGCGATCCAAATCGGCAGACGTTCTTGATTGGCGGGGTTGATGGCATAGCCGCCGGTGAAGACGCCGCTCTTGACCTTCTCCAATTCCTGGCGCTGCAAGTCGCTCTTGCGCGCGGCCGCTTCACGATAGTCTTTCACCCGCGTGCGCTGCGAAGGCGTCGTCACCACATCGACCAGGGGATGCTCGGGAGCCAGAACCATATACGTAGCGCCGAAGAGCGTATCGGGGCGGGTGGTAAAAACGCGCAGATTGCCCGGCACATCAGCAAGCGCGAAATCGACCTCGGCACCGATGGAGCGCCCGATCCAGTTCTTTTGCATCTCCAGCGTACTGGTCGGCCATTCAACGAGACTCAGATCTTCCAACAACCGCTCCGCGTAAGCGGTGATTTTCAGAACCCATTGTCGCATCGGTTTGCGGATGACATCGAATCCACCGACTTCGCTCTTCCCGTCGACGATTTCCTCATTGGCCAGCACCGTCCCCAACGCCGGGCACCAATTGACCGGGACCTCGGCCACATAGGCCAGCCCGCGCTCGAACAGCCGGAGGAAAATCCACTGCGTCCACCGGTAGTAATCCTGATCGGTGGTGCTGAGCTCACGATCCCAATCGTAGGAGAGCCCGACGCGCTTCATCTGCCGTTTGAAGGTCGCAATATTTTGCGCCGTGGTGATGGCGGGATGGACACCGGTTTTCACGGCATACTGTTCAGCCGGCAGCCCAAACGCGTCCCAGCCCATGGGATGCAGCACATTAAACCCGCGCATCCGTTTATACCGGGAGACGATGTCAGTGGCGGTGTACCCTTCCAGGTGCCCGACGTGCAGGCCGGACCCAGAGGGATACGGGAACATATCGAGACAATAAAACTTCGGCTTCGAGGGATCATCCGACGCCCGAAAGGGGCGATGTGTCTCCCAATAGGTCTGCCACTTCGACTCGACAACCTGGTGATCGTATGATTTGCTCATCCTGCTCACATGAAACGCGAGGCGCCCATTCGCACTCGGCGAGAGAACGGACGACTCTAGCATACGCGACACGGAGCGACAAGGATGAGACCGGCGAATGAGGGCCCTCGGGCCCCCTCCACGCCCCTTGATCCCCGGCCCGACTCCTGGTCAAATGCTCGAAGGTATCGAGACACTCAGTACCTGTTCTCATCGACCATCGGAATCCATCCCACGCCATGTACGCGACCTACATCTTCCCCCGCCTCATGGATTGGGTGCTTCGGGGCGAGCGCTTCCAAGCCCAGCGACAGCGACTACTCGCCGCAGCCCATGGGAACGTGGTGGAGATCGGCTTCGGCACCGGACTGAACCTGCCGCACTATCCTCGAACTGTCACCGACCTGTATGCCGTCGACCCCGCCCCCCTGCTTCCCCAGCGTGTGGCGCAGCGGGTTGCGCAGGCCCCGTTTCCGGTCCGTCTCCAACATGTGAGTGCCGAGGAACTGCCATATGAGCCCGCCACATTCGACTGCGCGGTCAGTACCTTCACGCTCTGCACGATCCCGGACCCATTGCGCTCGTTGCGCGAGGTTCGACGGGTGCTCAAGCCCGATGGGCGGTTCCTGTTCCTGGAGCATGGCCGAAGCGACGATCCCATCACCGCCCGATGGCAAGATCTCCTCAATCCGTTGCAACGTCGGGTGGCCTGCGGCTGCAACCTCAACCGCCAGATCGATCGGTTAGTGGTCGAAGCAGGTTTTCACCTCGAACAGCTTGACCGTGAGATCCTCTCCGGCGTGCCCAGGATCGGCGGAGAGTTGTATCGTGGCACCGCCATTCCCTAGCACCATCCCTTAATGGGAACCAACGACGTTCATCAAATTGTATCCCTCACGGCAATTTTGTAGACTGCAGTCTATGGCGCACATGCCTTGCAGTCGTCCTTCCCCAAGACGGGAGTGATCCCGATGGCTTCCACGCAACCAGTTCCACTGGACCGTCCCTCCTCGACCGCGTCACTCACACACGCCGCCGATGCGGCCATGGAAGCCAACCTGATGCTGCAGCGAGTCACGCTGCTCTATGAGGGTATGCCGGCGGCCCTCGCAGCCGGACTCGGCTGTGCGCTTGCGCTGGTCGTCGTCGATTGGCAGGTCCTCCCGCAGAACTGGCTGCTGGCGTGGCTGACCTACCATATGATCCTCTCCACCGGGCGATACCTCCTCGCACGATCATTCAGAGCCACCAAACCGACCACCTCTACGAGCCAACGCTGGCACCGCGCATTTCTGACCGGAACGACTCTCGCCGGACTGGGATGGGGTGCGTCGGCGCTGATCCTGTTTCCCGAGTCTTCTCCCACGCATCAGGTGTTTCTGGCGTTCGTACTCGCCGGGGTCTCCGCCGGCGCCTCATCCACTCTGGCCGCGCGCTTCGATGCGTTTCTCTCGTTCGCCCTTCCGACTCTGACGCCGCTCATTCTGCGGTTTTTCTTCCTCAACCATGAGCACGCGCTGCCCATGGCGATCTGCACCCTCTTGTTTTCCCTGCTCATGATCTACACCGCGTCCCGAACCTCGAACACCGTGCTGGAAACCCTTCGGCTGAAATATCACAACGCCCAACTCGTGGATCAACTCGCCTCACAACTGGAGGAAGGGGAACAAACCGCGCTGCGTCTGAACGTCCATTCCGAACACTATCGCTTCATCATGGAGTATGCGCAGGACATCATTTACCGCACCGACCGGAGCGGCCGCTTGACCTTCATCAATCCCGCCGTCATCCGCCTGCTGGGCTATCACGAGACCGAGATGCTCGGCCACCGCGCGCTGGACCTGGTACACCCGAGCTACCGCCGTACCACGGAACATTTCTATATCCGGCAATTCCTCCGGAAACTCCCCAGCACCTACTACGAATTTCCAGTGGTGACCAGACGCCTTCAGACGCTGTGGGTCGGCCAAAACGTGCAGCTCCTGCTGCGCGACCAGGAGGTCATCGGATTTCAAGCGGTGATGCGTGACATCTCCGCACGCAAGCAAACCGAGGAAGCGTTGCGCTTCAGCCAGGAGCGCTATCGGGCGCTGTATGAGAGCAGCCCTGAAATGTTATTGACCGTCGACTCCAAAGGCAACCTCCTCACGGTCAATGCCACTGCCGCCGCCGAATTGGGGTATGACGCCGACGCATTGATCGGTCAGCCCGTCTCCCTCATCGTCCACGCAAACGATCAGGCCAAGATGCAGCAGCATTTTGATGACTGTCTTGCCCGGCCTGGCGACGTGCTCCGTTGGGAGTTCCGGAAAATCCGGAAAGACGGAAGCCACATCTGGGTGAGAGAAGCCGCCCGCGCTGTTCGGAATCCGGACGGCCGATTCGACATCGTCATCGTGTGCGAAAACGTGACTGAACGAAAAGGCATGGAAGACGCCCTAACCCATACACGCCAGCTCCTCGAATCGATCGTCGAACACATCCCTCATATGGTCTTTCTGAAAGACGCGCTGGAGTTGCGATACGTCCAATTCAACAAAGCGGGCGAGCAGCTGACCGGCCTCCCGCGTGAAGCGCTCCTGGGAAAGAACGATTTCGACTTCTTCCCTCGGGAACAGGCGGAATTTTTCACCGCGCGGGATCGCGAAGCGCTGACGGGCGGCGCCATGCTGGACATTCCGGCCGAACCGATCCAGACGAAGGATCACGGGCTGCGTTGGCTCCATACCAAGAAACTCCCTCTGTACGACCACGCCGGCGTGCCACGGTACCTTCTGGGCATCTCGGAAGACATCACGGACCAGAAGCAGCGACAGGAAATCGAACAGCTCCGCTTGGGGCAACTCGCGACGCAACAGACGGTCCTCCACAAACTGGCCGAAGACCCGGCCATTCATAGCGGACACCCGCAACAGGCGTTCCCCGCGATGACTGAACATGCCGCCGCCACCTTCGCCGTCGAACGGGCGAGCATCTGGCTTTTCGACGAGGCCCAAACAACGCTGATCCTTCAAGACCTGTTCGAAGCCACACCGAAACGCCACCTGCGTGGGGCCACCCTGTCCACCGCCCAATACCCGGCATACCTGCGAGCACTGGAAACCGAACCCTATTCCCTGGCCGCCCATGCGGCCCAAACCGACCCACGCACCTGCGAACTCAGCGCTTCCTATCTGGCTCCGCTCGGCATCGTCGCCATGCTGGATGCCCCGATCCGCCGTCACGGGCGCGTGGTCGGAGTCTTGTGCCTCGAGCATATCGGCCCGCCGAAATCCTGGACCAGCGAGGAAGAAGCGTTCGCTGCCTCCCTGGCCGCCATGGCCACCCTCACACTCGAAGCCGCCGACCGACGGCAGGCGCAAGAAGCCCTGGAGCAACATGTCCGTGAGCGCACCGGTGAGTTGCGACGCATGACCGCGCACCTGCAGACCATCATCGAAGAATCCCCGCTGGCAATGATCGAACTGGACCAGGCCGGACACGTCACGACCTGGAATGCCGCCGCCACCTCGCTGTTCGGATGGACCAAAGAGGAAGTCCTTGGACAGGAACTCCCGTACGTGCCGTCCGGACAAGAGCGGGAGTCCGATGAATTGTGGAATTCGGTCATGAGCGGGGGCGCGCCACGCGGCCTGGAGCTGCGCCGCAAACGAAAAGATGGCAGCCTCATCGACGTCAACATGTGGGGGACACTGCTTCAAGGCCCGGGCAGCCAGACAACCGGATCGATCGGATTTTTCATCGACGTGACTCAACACAAACAACTGGAAGAGCAACTCCGGCAAGCCCATAAGATGGAAGGCATCGGACGACTCGCCGGCGGCGTCGCCCACGACTTCAACAATCTTCTGACCGTGATCAACGGATGCGCCACGCTCGTCCTGGAACAGGTGCGGACTGAAGATCCGTTGCGCCGCTCGCTGACTGAAATCCTGACTGCCGGTCAACGGGCGGCGGCACTGACCAGGCAACTCCTCGCCTTCAGCCGAAGACAAGTCCTCACCTTTCAGACCTTCAACTTGAACGAAGCCCTGGCCTCCATCGGTTCGATGATCGAGCGGCTGATCGGGGAAGATATCACCCTCATTCGGGATCTGACACCGAAACCGTGCATCATCCGCGCAGACCGGGGGCAAATCGATCAAGTGATCTTGAATCTGGCGGTCAATGCAAAGGATGCCATGCCGCATGGCGGAACGTTGACGCTGGGGACGCGCATCCTGCTCATCACTGAGGATTCGCCGGTGCCGCATCCCGCCCTGCTTCCTGGAAGCTACACACACCTGTCCGTCCGCGACTCGGGTATGGGCATGGACCGGGCCACCCTGTCGCATATCTTTGAGCCATTCTTCACGACCAAGGAAGAGGGCAAGGGAACTGGCCTGGGACTGGCGACGGTCTATGGGATCGTCAAACAAAGCCAGGGCTTCGTCTTTGCCGACAGCAACCCGGGCGAGGGCACTACGTTCGATATCTACTTTCCCTCAGCCGAGGCCCCTCAGCTGGCCGCCCCGCCACCTCCCGCCTCACGACCACATTGCGGGCATGAAACCATTCTGCTGGTGGAAGACCAACAAGCCGTCAGGCTGTTACTCACCCACGCCCTGTCGGACTATGGGTACACCTTGCTGGAAGCCTCCAGCGGACAGGAAGCGTTGCGGCTCGTCGCCGCAGCGAAGACACCGATCCACATCCTGCTCACCGATGTGGTCATGCCACAGATGACGGGGCCGGCATTGGCCGAACGCCTCCGTCAGCAATGGCCGGATCTGCGGGTGTTGTTCATGTCGGGGTATGCGGAAGGGAGTGTGCTACCGACATTTCTCGCCGAACCGGGCACCGGCTTCATTCAGAAGCCGTTCCTGCCCACGGAACTGGCGAGGAAATTGCGCGAACTGCTCGATCCGGCCAAGTGACTCACCCGCACCGGAAGGCGGAACAGCGGGGCCGCCCTACCGCGACAAAATCGACTGAAACGTTTCGATGGAGTGAAATCGCGAGGAAGGGATTGCGGACGCCTGCGAGCTCGACTTCGAACGGTGATAGATGCGGCCGATACCAAACTGCGCCGCCGCCGCGAGACATTGCTCGTCGTCATCGATGTAGAGCGCGCGTGACGGCTCGAATCCGACCAACTCTCGGCACGTCGGCCAGTATTCAGACCGCATCTTGAGCCACCCCACCTCAAAGGCGTCCACGATACGATCGACCCGCCGATCCAGACCGGTCTTGGCGGCTTTGACCTCGACTCCCGCCCGATGCGCATTGGTGAGAATCGTCACGCGTTTGCCCAATCGCCGCAACGACGTCAAAAATTCCTCCGCGTCGGGAAGAAACCCGATCATATGGTCGAGTTCCCGATGCATCGCCACCACGTCGATATCCACTTGCTCCGTCCAATAGTGCAGATCCGTCCAGGCCAGCTCACCCTCCACGGAACGATACATCCGCATCAATCGGTCGCGGGCTTCGTCGAAGGGCAACGCATGTTTCACCGCATACCGTCTCGGCAACTCCTCCTCAAAAAAGAAGTTGTCGAAATGACGGTCCAGCAACGTGCCGTCCATATCGAGCAGGACATCGTCGATCTCGTTCCAGTCGAGCGTGTGGGGTGCCCGATCGGACTGATTGTGGTGCATGGTCACAGTATAGCGGAGACCGGCGGAACAAGACGAGTGATTGTGTTCGTTGAAATCTCTGTGATACCGTCCTTCACCATGCCACGCCCCAAAACCGCTCGTGGACCCGTTGCGCCGCTGTTCACGCTTGAAGGCGGTCGACTGCCCATTATCGCCCTGATCGGACGGCCCAACGTCGGCAAATCGACGCTGTTCAACCGCATTCTCGGCACCAGAGCCGCGATTGTGGACGACGTGCCGGGCGTGACGCGCGACCGCAACTATGCCGATACCAGCTACCGCAATCGGCACTTCCGGCTGGTCGACACGGGCGGCCTCGATCCGACGGCCCACGAAGGCATGTTGTCCTTAATCCGGCAACAATCCCAACTCGCCATTGCCGAAGCCGATATTCTCGTGCTCGTCCTCGATGCCCGAGCCGGCCTGACCCCGCCGGACGAAGAAGTCGTCCACACCTTGCGCGGAACGGACAAGCCCGTCTTTTATGTGGTCAACAAAGTGGATACCCCGAAGGCCGATCCGCTCGTCTCCGACTTCTACCGCCTGGGCCAGGAACAACTCTATCCCCTGTCCGCCGAACATGGGATCGGCGTCGCCGAATTGCTCGACGACCTCTTGCCTCACATGGTGGAGTTGGCCGGCGAGGAGACTGCGTCGGAGATCCCCCGGATTGCGATCGTGGGACGTCCGAACGTCGGGAAATCCACCCTCGTCAACTCGGTTCTCGGGGAAACACGCGTCGTCGTCAGCGATGTGCCTGGAACTACGCGAGATCCGGTGGACTCGGTCGCGACGTTCAAAGATCGACAGTATGTATTGACCGACACCGCCGGCATCCGTCGTCGAGGCCGCGTGGAGCGCGGCATTGAAGGCTATAGCGTCGCCCGATCCTTGCGTGCCATCGGCCGTTCGGACGTGGCAGTGCTCCTCCTCGACGCCGAAGAAGGCGTGACCGAACAGGACACCAAGATCGCCGGCCTGGTCCTCAAACAAGGACGAGCCTGCATCCTGGTCGTAAACAAGTGGGACCTCAAGGCCGACGACGTGAGTGCCCGTGAAGCCTACAAGCAAGACCTCGAACGACGCTTTCCCTTTCTTGCCTGGGCTCCCGTGCTCTTTATTTCTGCCCTGGAGCAGGATTTCTTGCGCGGCCTGTTTGCCCTGATCGACCAGGTCTACCTGTCATTCTGCAAACGGGTTCCCACCGGCAGCCTGAATCAATTTTTCCAGGGCCTCTTGGAGGAACACCCGTTGCCGGTGCGAAAAGGCAAACCGGCCAAGGCCAGCAAGTCGGCCTTCATGACGCAAGTTGCGACACGTCCCCCGGCATTTGCGCTGTTTGTGGGACACCCGGACAACATGACCCCGGCCTATCTGCGCTTCCTCGAGAACCAAATCCGGAAGGAGTACCATTTTTCCGGGACCCCCATTCGGTTGATGATCCGAAAAAAGTGACGCGGCGTTCCGGCGAGTGGCCCCCTACAGTTCGCCACGCCTGATCCTTGGCGACACCAGCCTCGCAGCAGCCGGCTTCGAGGGCCTTTCATCTTGACTCACACCGACCGGCATGTTATTCGCACAGGAGACGTTGTACGCCACGCACGATCCGGCAGGACCCGTCACTCCCAGGAGAGGACCGGTTTCTCCCCCGCACAATCGGCGTCACACCATTTCCACACAGAACCAGTCGATGAACACTATGGCTACCTTCGTGCATTCCCATCAGCGATCGTTGCTTCTCTCACTCCCGTTGCGCATGGGTGTTTCCCTGTTGTGCCTGACGACACCGACCTGGGCAGACACGGCCACACCGCTCATTGAACCGCCACCGCTGGCCGAATCCGGCGAATCCCCCGCTCCGCCCATCGAGACGGAAGGAGCCGCGCCCGAGATGGTGGCCCCTCAGGCCCCGGTTTCGCCGTCCGTGCAGGTCTCCGGCTCAATCTGGCGGTCCAAACCCGGAATCATTTTCCTGCAGACCCCGATCGGCCCGCTCTCGCTCAGTTCAAAAAGCACGCTGCGGGACATCAAAAATTCCCACAAGATCACGCTCTACGTCCATGGCACCACCACCGTCGTCGATATACGCGAGCGGGGCGTCGACAAACTGGTGCACCGCTACGTGACGGGGATGCCTAACTTCACGACTCCGGATAAACATGCCGTCGAGCTCTGGACCCCAGACGGCGAACGGTCGTTCACGCTCGGCGCGTATGAATCCAAAATCGCCGGCCGTTCGGACCAACAGCCGTTTACCGTCGAAGTCGACGGAGCGGGAACCGTTCGCGGCCTACACGACGTGCAGTTCGATCTCCAGGTCAACCAGATTCCCCGCACCGCCTCAGCCGTCCGCCTCTTGCTGAACGGAACCGTCTCCAAGCTGAAGTCGAACTATGTCTTTCTTAAAACCCCGCTTGGCATCGTCACTGTCAGCGCAAAAACCGGGGTCCGGAACGCCAAGGTAGGGCAAGAGATGTCGGTCTGGGTCCAGGACCGGCATGTGGCCATCGATCTCTACCAAGACGGTCTCTCCACCCCCTCGCGCCGATTCCTGTCGGGCCCGCTGGCGTATGAAGACGGACAGACCGCGCTGATCATGCACACTCCCGAAGGGACACAATCCATCCCCCTCACACAACGACCGTCGTCCCTGTCAGCCATGAAAGAAGGCCTGCCGATCACCGTGGAATTAGGACAGCAAGGCGAACTCGTCGACATCCGTCGCGTTCCCTAACCGTCGGTGCAGCCACATGGAGTCGAATCTCGCTCCCTTGACAGGATTCCAACCCCGCCCGTAGACTTCCCTCCGCGTATGGCAGCACGGAAGCACAGTCATCACGGCTCTACAGACGGCCATGACGCCTCCCCCGCCGCATCTCGTCCGTTCGACCAACTCTACCGCGACAACGTCGATGTGATGTATCGCTTTGCCTATCGTCTCTGTGGCGAAGCAGAAGCGGCCAAGGACCTGGTCCAAGAGACCTTCCTCAACGCCTACCGCGCCTACGACCGCTTCCGCGGGGACTCGCAGGTCTCGACCTGGCTCTATGCCATTGCCTCCCATGCCTGCCAACGCATGCGGCGCAAGCGAAAGGGGGAACCGGAACGAGAGTTATCCCTCACCGAGTTCATCCCGACGTCCGAGGGCGAATTTTCCCTACAGATCCCCATGGAAGGCCTGAGCCCTCAGGAAGCGCTGGAAAATAAGGAACTGCGGCAGATTCTCGACCGGGCCATCGCCAAGCTGCCGCGCAAATACCGCATGGTCCTGGTCTTGCGCGACATGGAAGGGTTAAGTGCCAAAGAGGTCGGCAGCATTCTCGGACTGAACGAGCGCGCCATCAAGTCCCGGCTACACCGCGCCCGCTTGTTTGTCCGGAAAGAACTCAGCGGAAACGGCCTGACGGCAGAAGGGCACGAGGGCATTACCACCCGGCACTGAGAGTTTGGTATAGTCAAGAAGACGCAACCACCATGGCAGACCGCGTACGCACATATCCAGGCAGCCGCAAGCCGACCCCTCACCAGGGTCACGGCAAGCGAAATTGTGTGAAGGTCCTCGAACGCCTCTCAGCCTACCTGGACAACGAATTGTCGAGCGATGTGTGTTCGGAGATTCGCATGCACCTCGGCGATTGCCCGAATTGTGAGGTGTTTCTCGACTCCCTACGCCAAACGGTCCGCCTGTGT carries:
- a CDS encoding zf-HC2 domain-containing protein, which codes for MADRVRTYPGSRKPTPHQGHGKRNCVKVLERLSAYLDNELSSDVCSEIRMHLGDCPNCEVFLDSLRQTVRLCQHRPAPPLSEKDRTALRRQILKATEAV
- a CDS encoding class I SAM-dependent methyltransferase, with protein sequence MYATYIFPRLMDWVLRGERFQAQRQRLLAAAHGNVVEIGFGTGLNLPHYPRTVTDLYAVDPAPLLPQRVAQRVAQAPFPVRLQHVSAEELPYEPATFDCAVSTFTLCTIPDPLRSLREVRRVLKPDGRFLFLEHGRSDDPITARWQDLLNPLQRRVACGCNLNRQIDRLVVEAGFHLEQLDREILSGVPRIGGELYRGTAIP
- a CDS encoding HAD hydrolase-like protein, whose amino-acid sequence is MDGTLLDRHFDNFFFEEELPRRYAVKHALPFDEARDRLMRMYRSVEGELAWTDLHYWTEQVDIDVVAMHRELDHMIGFLPDAEEFLTSLRRLGKRVTILTNAHRAGVEVKAAKTGLDRRVDRIVDAFEVGWLKMRSEYWPTCRELVGFEPSRALYIDDDEQCLAAAAQFGIGRIYHRSKSSSQASAIPSSRFHSIETFQSILSR
- a CDS encoding PAS domain S-box protein; amino-acid sequence: MASTQPVPLDRPSSTASLTHAADAAMEANLMLQRVTLLYEGMPAALAAGLGCALALVVVDWQVLPQNWLLAWLTYHMILSTGRYLLARSFRATKPTTSTSQRWHRAFLTGTTLAGLGWGASALILFPESSPTHQVFLAFVLAGVSAGASSTLAARFDAFLSFALPTLTPLILRFFFLNHEHALPMAICTLLFSLLMIYTASRTSNTVLETLRLKYHNAQLVDQLASQLEEGEQTALRLNVHSEHYRFIMEYAQDIIYRTDRSGRLTFINPAVIRLLGYHETEMLGHRALDLVHPSYRRTTEHFYIRQFLRKLPSTYYEFPVVTRRLQTLWVGQNVQLLLRDQEVIGFQAVMRDISARKQTEEALRFSQERYRALYESSPEMLLTVDSKGNLLTVNATAAAELGYDADALIGQPVSLIVHANDQAKMQQHFDDCLARPGDVLRWEFRKIRKDGSHIWVREAARAVRNPDGRFDIVIVCENVTERKGMEDALTHTRQLLESIVEHIPHMVFLKDALELRYVQFNKAGEQLTGLPREALLGKNDFDFFPREQAEFFTARDREALTGGAMLDIPAEPIQTKDHGLRWLHTKKLPLYDHAGVPRYLLGISEDITDQKQRQEIEQLRLGQLATQQTVLHKLAEDPAIHSGHPQQAFPAMTEHAAATFAVERASIWLFDEAQTTLILQDLFEATPKRHLRGATLSTAQYPAYLRALETEPYSLAAHAAQTDPRTCELSASYLAPLGIVAMLDAPIRRHGRVVGVLCLEHIGPPKSWTSEEEAFAASLAAMATLTLEAADRRQAQEALEQHVRERTGELRRMTAHLQTIIEESPLAMIELDQAGHVTTWNAAATSLFGWTKEEVLGQELPYVPSGQERESDELWNSVMSGGAPRGLELRRKRKDGSLIDVNMWGTLLQGPGSQTTGSIGFFIDVTQHKQLEEQLRQAHKMEGIGRLAGGVAHDFNNLLTVINGCATLVLEQVRTEDPLRRSLTEILTAGQRAAALTRQLLAFSRRQVLTFQTFNLNEALASIGSMIERLIGEDITLIRDLTPKPCIIRADRGQIDQVILNLAVNAKDAMPHGGTLTLGTRILLITEDSPVPHPALLPGSYTHLSVRDSGMGMDRATLSHIFEPFFTTKEEGKGTGLGLATVYGIVKQSQGFVFADSNPGEGTTFDIYFPSAEAPQLAAPPPPASRPHCGHETILLVEDQQAVRLLLTHALSDYGYTLLEASSGQEALRLVAAAKTPIHILLTDVVMPQMTGPALAERLRQQWPDLRVLFMSGYAEGSVLPTFLAEPGTGFIQKPFLPTELARKLRELLDPAK
- the der gene encoding ribosome biogenesis GTPase Der, yielding MIPSFTMPRPKTARGPVAPLFTLEGGRLPIIALIGRPNVGKSTLFNRILGTRAAIVDDVPGVTRDRNYADTSYRNRHFRLVDTGGLDPTAHEGMLSLIRQQSQLAIAEADILVLVLDARAGLTPPDEEVVHTLRGTDKPVFYVVNKVDTPKADPLVSDFYRLGQEQLYPLSAEHGIGVAELLDDLLPHMVELAGEETASEIPRIAIVGRPNVGKSTLVNSVLGETRVVVSDVPGTTRDPVDSVATFKDRQYVLTDTAGIRRRGRVERGIEGYSVARSLRAIGRSDVAVLLLDAEEGVTEQDTKIAGLVLKQGRACILVVNKWDLKADDVSAREAYKQDLERRFPFLAWAPVLFISALEQDFLRGLFALIDQVYLSFCKRVPTGSLNQFFQGLLEEHPLPVRKGKPAKASKSAFMTQVATRPPAFALFVGHPDNMTPAYLRFLENQIRKEYHFSGTPIRLMIRKK
- a CDS encoding RNA polymerase sigma factor is translated as MAARKHSHHGSTDGHDASPAASRPFDQLYRDNVDVMYRFAYRLCGEAEAAKDLVQETFLNAYRAYDRFRGDSQVSTWLYAIASHACQRMRRKRKGEPERELSLTEFIPTSEGEFSLQIPMEGLSPQEALENKELRQILDRAIAKLPRKYRMVLVLRDMEGLSAKEVGSILGLNERAIKSRLHRARLFVRKELSGNGLTAEGHEGITTRH